One part of the Humulus lupulus chromosome 9, drHumLupu1.1, whole genome shotgun sequence genome encodes these proteins:
- the LOC133799700 gene encoding uncharacterized protein LOC133799700, which yields MFYHPLANGQAEVSNREIKSILEKIVNTSRKDWSKMLDASLWSYCIAFKTLIGQKRFMELNELDEFQNEAYENAMIYKEKSKAFHDKRILRKDFQLGDKVLLFNSRLKLNPGKLKSRWLRPYTVIVSLPYGVVQIHSEKTGHFGVNGQRLKHYLEGRWKNASLW from the exons ATGTTTTACCATCCACTTGCAAATGGTCAAGCAGAAGTTTCAAATCGAGAGATTAAGAGTATACTGGAAAAGATTGTAAATACATCAAGGAAGGACTGGTCGAAAATGCTTGATGCTTCACTTTGGTCATATTGCATAGCCTTCAAGACTCTGATCG GACAGAAAAGGTTTATGGAGTTGAACGAGCTCGATGAATTTcaaaatgaagcctatgagaatgcaatgatttataaagaaaagtccAAGGCCTTTCACGATAAAAGGATACTTAGGAAGGATTTCCAATTGGGAGACAAAGTGTTGTTATTCAACTCCCGATTAAAGCTCAATCCGGGTAAATTGAAGTCGAGATGGTTGAGACCATACACAGTTATTGTCTCATTGCCTTATGGAGTGGTGCAAATTCATAGCGAGAAAACGGGACACTTTGGggtgaatggtcagagattaAAGCACTATTTGGAAGGCCGGTGGAAAAATGCAAGTCTGTGGTGA